One window of the Brevundimonas goettingensis genome contains the following:
- a CDS encoding glycosyltransferase family 4 protein — protein MTDDILFDASRLVSRTERSAPTGVDRVCLAYAEWLLARPDIRMIPVRSKHDQLVAVDPVWFGDSVKQLRSRWSGSASLPAGEGEKRLLAALHDDGSVAQSVLSPPPAPDEVDRNAGRRVRVWKQFFRSRRISELPASRHYFNVGHTSLNTPDILASLKAHGVDTVVLLHDLIPITHPEFCRPGDGDKHRVRVLTALKHASRILVNSHYTAQELMRFADQEGLQAPPIDAIHLGLETGLVARPTAPTLRPYFVHVGTIEARKNLAFLLTIWRRLEEKMGDRAPRLVLVGRYGWENEAVLDHLERSPNLRGLVHQASNLPDTTLATLMSNAQAVVAPSSVEGFDLPAVEACALGVPLIASDIPAHRELVPQAELIDPLDGLGWLAALERATLKKPDAPAYRAPTWDDHFEQVVRTLGLNPLGIRT, from the coding sequence ATGACGGACGACATTCTGTTCGACGCCAGCCGGCTGGTCAGCCGGACCGAACGCAGCGCGCCGACGGGCGTGGACCGGGTCTGCCTGGCCTATGCCGAATGGCTGCTGGCACGGCCCGACATCCGCATGATCCCTGTCCGCAGCAAGCACGACCAGCTGGTGGCCGTTGATCCGGTCTGGTTTGGCGACAGCGTCAAACAGCTGAGGTCCCGCTGGAGCGGAAGCGCGTCCCTGCCCGCAGGCGAGGGCGAGAAACGTCTCCTGGCCGCCCTGCACGATGACGGATCGGTGGCCCAGTCAGTGCTCAGCCCGCCTCCCGCGCCAGATGAGGTCGATCGCAACGCCGGCCGCCGCGTGCGCGTCTGGAAACAGTTCTTCCGTTCGCGCCGGATTTCCGAACTCCCGGCCAGCCGCCACTATTTCAACGTCGGCCACACCAGTCTGAATACCCCCGACATCCTGGCCTCGCTGAAGGCGCACGGGGTGGACACGGTGGTGCTGCTGCACGACCTGATCCCGATAACCCACCCTGAGTTCTGCCGTCCGGGCGACGGCGACAAGCACAGGGTGCGGGTCCTGACCGCGCTCAAACACGCTTCGCGGATTCTGGTGAACTCCCACTATACGGCCCAGGAGCTGATGCGGTTCGCGGATCAGGAGGGGCTGCAGGCGCCGCCCATCGACGCCATCCACCTGGGGCTGGAAACGGGTCTGGTGGCCCGGCCGACGGCGCCGACCCTGCGCCCCTATTTCGTCCATGTCGGCACCATCGAGGCGCGCAAGAATCTCGCCTTCCTGCTGACCATCTGGCGGCGGCTGGAGGAGAAGATGGGCGACCGGGCGCCACGTCTGGTGCTGGTCGGCCGCTACGGCTGGGAGAATGAGGCCGTTCTGGACCATCTTGAGCGCTCGCCCAATCTGCGGGGTCTGGTGCATCAGGCCTCGAACCTGCCCGACACCACATTGGCGACCCTGATGTCGAACGCCCAGGCGGTGGTGGCGCCGTCCTCGGTCGAAGGGTTTGACCTGCCCGCGGTCGAGGCCTGTGCGCTCGGCGTGCCCCTGATCGCTTCGGACATTCCGGCGCACCGCGAGCTGGTGCCCCAGGCTGAGCTGATCGATCCGCTGGACGGTCTGGGCTGGCTGGCCGCCCTGGAGCGGGCCACGCTGAAGAAGCCCGATGCCCCGGCCTATCGCGCCCCGACCTGGGACGACCATTTCGAACAGGTCGTCCGGACGCTGGGTCTGAACCCCTTGGGGATCAGGACCTAG